The genomic DNA AGAGCCATGATTCTACAGGGTGAGAGGGAAGCATCAGCCCAAACACTAAACCTATGTCATGTTCCAGGGAAATCTGTCTCTCACTCGCAACAACGCTGGCAGACAgtaagaaaaagagagatgaggggaggaggggggcggggggaggatGTAGAAAGGGGGAAgagttaagaaaaaaacagcaacacaaaaacaaaaatcgaTCAAAACAAAAAGGGGGGTAACGGCGCATGTACACAAGTCTGTCAGCTACAGGAAAGTCAAGAAGGCACACCAGGGACTCCGCAGCACCACCGTTAATTAAACTTATCATTACACTGACTACACACTGAAACAGAAGCACTGATACAAGTCCCCATCCTAGAGTTTATGCAGCATTCATGCTAAGGATTGTTAAGTAAAAATTTATAAAAGAACCGATTTCAGAACCTaagcaggtcaaaaaaaaacaacaacaacaacaacatgttgcTTTTTCATGCCTGAGGCATGCAACAAAAGTTACATGCTCCTTGTGACACTTTGTGTCGTGCCGTGTATGAAGCCAAGAGCGTCTCACCTCTTGCAACATGTCTGAGGCGTCGATGCAGCGATTCACAGTCTCTTTGGAGGTTTCCTGTATTTCACCTCCCATTACAAACTCATCCAGGATAAAATAGGCCTTCTCAAAGTTAAAGATTATATCCAACTCGCACACCTGGGAGGAGGTACGACGGTGGTTATTTGTGTAACAGAAACCATCCGATGCACTTGTGATTTCAGATAACGTGACGGAACGACTAGGCTTCAGGCTACGGCAGCATATTGAACAAAAGTTAAGTTAAACACGTTGAAATACATTGCCAAAGTATTTGTCCAGCAGCTCCACGTAGCGATGGATGATCTCCAGGGCTAACAGCTCGTTCTCCTGGTTCTCTATGGCCAAGCAGAAATAGAGGCTAGCATACCTGAGGAGAAACACAGATGATGCACAGTTGATAGAAATATTTGTGGGAGATATATTTCTTTTATATATGCATCAGGTGGAGCCCTGAGGGTCTATTGTTTAAGAAGTAGATCAATTCAGACTTGTTAAAGAAATATGCGAGGGCAGTTCCTACCTTTTGTAAATAATCTTCAGGTCTTTCCAATGCAGAAAGTTGCAGGAGCGTGGGTGCCGTGCCAAAACCATGGAGGTCATGTCCCtgatgattttcttcttctcacgCTCCGCTGTCGGCGTGAACCACTTCTGCAGACGCAGCTTACCCTGGCGActgaagagcagcaggaagcgcatctaaacacacagacacaaagtcAGGTTAGAGCAGCGAATGGGATGCATTTTCAGGACCAGGAGTGCGAAGCGTCAAATGGGTAGTCATCTGCCGTCATGGTTACTTAAGGAGTAAGCAGACCAGAATGTGAAGGCCAAAGCATCTGTGGTTTTGAAAAAGATCTAAAGGAGTTGGGTTTCTGATGCTTCCCAGCTTCACAAATAGCTTTCGCTGCATATCGAGTAGGGAATTGATTCCCACACCACCTTTAAGCCTTCCTCTAACTGTTGATGGACGATGGGCTGAAAGGCTGGATGGAGTGTCATTTTGCTGAGGTTGTCCTTCTCTAGATGAAACAGCTGGACATATTTTTGTGTCTCGACATCTCAGTGCGAAATGTAAGATTTCCAGGCTGTAGAAACATTGATTTCCATTCTGAGTACAAGCTTTTCTGCTTCAagagtcttttaaaaaaaacattacttcCTTCTTCTGTCACCTTTAACAAGAATGTCAAGAGTGGATTGCTGTGTTGTCTGAAAGTTGGAAAATATCCAAATGCAGCAACGCTGAGCCTAAGAAAAAATTTCCTACGCAGGGTAAACAAAACTGACTAGACTTGGAAAATCCAAGATACACCTGCACTGAAACAACTCGACTGAAGTATGGATCCAGAGCAAataaaccagtggaaacaaagAAGTGTGAGTTCTAGCTCATATTagatttctctctctgttctgcTGCGGTCATAGAAAAAGACTTATTGAGATCTTTTATCcatgagaacaaaaaaacaaacaaacggttGCAGTACTTTGAAATAGGTTGAACATCTATATATGTGACAATTCCCCACCAGAGGAGGTGAAGTTTGTGAGGAGTGAGGAAGTTAAACAGCGTAAGAAGCGAGGACACGTGTACCGAGACCATCTCAAATGATCGCTGCTTTGATGAACTGACATACCGGGATAAAAAGATTGAcatctgcaaaataaaatttaaaaaaaaatgccactGCAGGGCACCGTGACCAGACAGAGCAATGCACCGGATAAGTTGCCATGGTGATAAATACTCACCATTCCACCAATAGTGCATCCTTTGAAGATAAAAGAGTGACAAACCCCTTGCAGAAATTTAATGTTGATTTTTCTACATCTCTTTTTATGTTACtaagcacattttaaataacCATTAAAGGTTAATAAGACTATGGCTTCGcgcaaggaaaaataaataaataaaaaaagtccaggcctttttttttttttttttttggtcaaaccCGATCGCCTTTACATAGATGACGTCAGACATCATTTGAATATCACCAAGTGAAAACGTCATGACGAAACCAATTTAGGTCATAGATAGCAGAAGACAAATAACAattcaaaaagacaaacatcactgacattgtgttgtgtgtgtgtgtgtgtgtgtgtgtgtgacctcaaTGTATTAGTCTAGAGCAGGGCAGGGCTCGGAGTGATGAAACCTGTTCTGTTGTGGTGGGGGTTGGTACACACCTCACTCTCAAATCTCTCTCATAAATCTCTCTCTAATatacattaaataatttaaacacttaaaaCTGTCCCTTAAAAGTTGACAGCAGAAACCAGACGCAGCTACCGACGGAAGCCTaacaaggaattaaaaaaaaaaaaaaaaggtcaagacGTGAAGGAAGTTGGGTAGCGCCTAGCTTTAGCTACCTGCCAGCGCCGACAGGTGCGACAGGTGGAACCGCCTCGGAGTcgagctgaaaaaaaaacaccaaacactCACCATTTTGATGCTGCCCCACCAAATACGTTCGCAAGCGCTACTCTAAAACACGGCTTGGTGAAATTTAACTGGTTACAATGGGGTCAACTGGTACCGAGAACATAACCTATCCGTCATCCAACACCGACACAAGGGAGGAAAGTTAGTTAACTCCGCCCCCCTCGGCAGGAGGAGCGGCCTGTCCCGGAGTCGTCAGCAAACCGCGCGACCGACTGGATTTGTTGGATCGTGTTTAGTTTTCAGCCTATGGGACGTTTTCTGACCGATCACGTGACAAAAGGACGCCTTTTAATGAATGAGCTGTTTAAATTCTAACCAATGCTGTTTTAACTGTCGAGCTTGAGTGTTATTTTCACGCGGAGTCCGTGGAGAGCAGGAGGCGCTCCTCGTAGCCGCCTGCTTCAAAAGATCTAAGGGCTGCTTCAACAGAGGAGAATGGTCCTTTAAAAGATCTGATT from Antennarius striatus isolate MH-2024 chromosome 18, ASM4005453v1, whole genome shotgun sequence includes the following:
- the ap1s3b gene encoding AP-1 complex subunit sigma-3b isoform X2, translating into MMRFLLLFSRQGKLRLQKWFTPTAEREKKKIIRDMTSMVLARHPRSCNFLHWKDLKIIYKRYASLYFCLAIENQENELLALEIIHRYVELLDKYFGNVCELDIIFNFEKAYFILDEFVMGGEIQETSKETVNRCIDASDMLQETMEEYMSKPAF
- the ap1s3b gene encoding AP-1 complex subunit sigma-3b isoform X1, coding for MMRFLLLFSRQGKLRLQKWFTPTAEREKKKIIRDMTSMVLARHPRSCNFLHWKDLKIIYKRYASLYFCLAIENQENELLALEIIHRYVELLDKYFGNVCELDIIFNFEKAYFILDEFVMGGEIQETSKETVNRCIDASDMLQEDDNSDWYEVELFG